In a single window of the Paenibacillus sp. MMS20-IR301 genome:
- the mutL gene encoding DNA mismatch repair endonuclease MutL, producing MAKIHVLDEHIANQIAAGEVVERPASVVKELVENAIDAGSTRIEVSVEEGGLQSIRVKDNGSGIEPEDCETAFYRHATSKIANGRDLFLITSLGFRGEALPSIAAVSKVSLLTASSDDGKGRLLEIEGGKLITNEDAPSGRGSDLTVRELFYNTPARLKYMKSIQTELGHISDAMYRMALAHPQISFTLHHNGNQLLHTLGNGDLLQVIAAVYGTSAAKSMLAVSAEDPDYRITGFISRPEWTRSNRNAVTTIVGGRYIRSNGLNAAIMRAYHTLLPINRYPLLVLQLDMHPSLVDVNVHPAKLEVRFSKESELFTFVEQQLRSLLMGQTLIPRPTKEIIGGKNSSSFIQEQFAFSKGAATAERSGQSQPGGLTTPADVPRGGNIMPPLAVSPDTGSQPPVSGYSAAPFSGSTAAAGSPQRGSGLPLPQQPQAREAAAAYGSGTPLQAPYRGNAGVQPPSSPRANAAGAGYRPQAQMPSAEELYAPAGTDAKDSGLPQFPELNYIGQHHGTYIIAQNDSGLYLIDQHAAHERVNYEFYYEKFGKPEDASQELLLPITLEFTPSESRQLSERLHWFQQAGVFLEHFGGQTFLVRSLPYWFPEGDEKAVIEEMAEWVLSERSIDLAKLREKSSILCSCKASIKANQKLTELEVESLLSRLAACRQPYTCPHGRPIVVSFSAYDLEKLFKRVM from the coding sequence ATGGCGAAAATTCATGTGCTGGATGAGCATATTGCCAACCAGATTGCTGCCGGGGAAGTGGTGGAGCGTCCCGCTTCTGTGGTGAAGGAGCTTGTCGAGAATGCGATCGATGCGGGCAGCACCCGGATCGAGGTGTCGGTGGAGGAAGGCGGACTTCAGAGCATCCGGGTGAAGGATAACGGCTCGGGGATTGAGCCGGAGGACTGCGAGACGGCTTTTTACCGCCATGCTACAAGCAAAATTGCGAACGGCCGCGATCTGTTCCTGATCACGAGCCTCGGGTTCCGCGGAGAAGCACTGCCCAGTATCGCGGCGGTATCGAAGGTGTCACTGCTGACTGCAAGCAGTGATGACGGCAAGGGACGGCTGCTCGAGATTGAAGGCGGGAAGCTGATCACGAATGAGGATGCTCCATCCGGCCGGGGCAGTGATCTCACCGTCCGGGAATTGTTCTACAATACACCGGCGCGGCTGAAATATATGAAGAGCATCCAGACGGAGCTCGGACATATCTCGGATGCCATGTACCGGATGGCGCTGGCTCATCCGCAGATCTCGTTTACTCTGCATCATAACGGCAATCAGCTGCTGCATACGCTGGGCAATGGTGACCTGCTGCAGGTTATCGCCGCGGTCTACGGTACTTCTGCCGCCAAGTCAATGCTCGCTGTTTCCGCAGAAGACCCGGATTACCGGATTACGGGGTTTATCAGCCGCCCGGAATGGACCCGCTCGAACCGCAATGCGGTTACGACGATTGTCGGCGGACGGTATATCCGCAGCAACGGGCTGAATGCCGCGATTATGCGTGCTTATCATACCCTGCTGCCGATTAACCGGTACCCGCTGCTGGTGCTGCAGCTGGACATGCATCCTTCCCTGGTCGATGTCAACGTGCATCCGGCCAAGCTGGAGGTCCGCTTCAGCAAGGAAAGTGAGCTGTTCACCTTCGTGGAGCAGCAGCTCCGCAGCCTGCTGATGGGCCAGACACTGATCCCGCGCCCGACGAAGGAGATCATCGGCGGCAAGAACAGCAGCTCCTTCATCCAGGAGCAGTTTGCCTTCTCCAAAGGGGCAGCCACCGCAGAGCGCAGCGGCCAGAGCCAGCCAGGCGGTCTAACAACGCCTGCTGATGTCCCGCGCGGAGGCAATATTATGCCTCCGCTTGCCGTAAGCCCGGATACCGGCAGTCAGCCGCCGGTATCCGGGTACAGCGCTGCTCCATTCTCCGGCAGCACAGCTGCTGCCGGGAGCCCGCAGCGCGGGTCCGGCCTTCCGCTGCCGCAGCAGCCTCAGGCCAGGGAAGCCGCTGCGGCGTACGGCAGCGGCACTCCGCTGCAAGCGCCGTACCGGGGCAATGCCGGCGTACAGCCGCCATCCTCTCCGCGCGCCAATGCAGCAGGCGCGGGCTACCGCCCGCAGGCGCAGATGCCTTCCGCTGAAGAGCTGTATGCGCCCGCCGGAACTGATGCCAAAGACAGCGGGCTGCCGCAATTTCCTGAGCTTAACTATATCGGGCAGCATCACGGAACGTATATTATCGCCCAGAATGACAGCGGGCTGTACCTGATTGACCAGCACGCGGCGCATGAACGGGTGAATTATGAATTTTATTATGAGAAATTCGGCAAGCCTGAGGATGCCTCACAGGAGCTGCTGCTGCCGATTACGCTGGAGTTCACGCCGTCGGAGAGCCGGCAGCTTAGCGAACGGCTGCACTGGTTCCAGCAGGCCGGGGTGTTCCTGGAGCATTTCGGCGGCCAGACGTTCCTCGTCCGTTCCCTGCCGTACTGGTTCCCGGAAGGGGATGAGAAGGCCGTCATAGAAGAGATGGCGGAGTGGGTACTGAGTGAGCGGTCGATCGACCTCGCCAAGCTGCGCGAGAAATCGTCAATCCTCTGCTCCTGTAAGGCTTCTATCAAGGCCAACCAGAAGCTTACGGAGCTGGAAGTAGAGTCGCTGCTTTCCCGGCTGGCCGCCTGCCGGCAGCCCTATACCTGCCCGCATGGACGGCCGATCGTCGTTTCGTTCTCCGCGTATGATCTGGAGAAGCTGTTCAAACGGGTAATGTAA
- the hfq gene encoding RNA chaperone Hfq, producing the protein MNKSINIQDTFLNQLRKENIPATVYLTNGFQIRGIIKAFDNFTIVIDSDGRQQMVYKHAISTFTPQRSVSLMQDNTNEI; encoded by the coding sequence ATGAACAAGTCCATTAACATCCAAGATACGTTCTTGAACCAACTGCGTAAAGAGAATATCCCTGCTACAGTATATTTGACCAACGGCTTCCAGATCCGGGGGATTATCAAAGCCTTCGACAACTTCACCATTGTGATCGACAGTGACGGACGCCAGCAGATGGTGTACAAGCATGCGATTTCGACCTTTACCCCGCAGCGCAGCGTATCGCTGATGCAGGACAATACGAACGAGATTTAA
- the miaA gene encoding tRNA (adenosine(37)-N6)-dimethylallyltransferase MiaA, which yields MTTEKKHRVLVLLGPTAVGKTRLSLELAEALNAEIISGDSMQVYRGMDIGTAKITQPEMQGIAHHLIDIHDPQDAYSTAEFQEQGTRLIEEISSRGKLPFIVGGTGLYIESLCYGFRFSEAVADEAYRSELDAYAEEHGAEALHARLAAVDPASAERLHPNDRRRIIRALEIHHQTGAPLSDSLAGQTKESPYELCLIGLTMDRKILYKRIEDRIDQMLAEGLVAEVQGLLERGYSSSLVSMQGLGYKEIAAYLEGETTLEEAVTLLKRDTRRFAKRQLSWFRHMKEIQWIDVDESQNFSENFAKIHAIIAGKFLSGLEYTSEQSN from the coding sequence TTGACAACTGAGAAGAAACATAGAGTACTCGTGCTGCTGGGGCCGACAGCCGTCGGCAAGACAAGGCTCAGCCTTGAACTGGCAGAGGCGCTTAATGCCGAGATTATTTCTGGTGACTCGATGCAGGTGTACCGCGGCATGGATATCGGAACGGCCAAGATCACGCAGCCTGAGATGCAGGGCATTGCCCACCATCTGATTGATATCCATGATCCGCAGGATGCTTACTCCACTGCTGAATTCCAGGAGCAGGGCACCCGGCTGATTGAAGAGATCAGCAGCAGGGGCAAGCTGCCGTTTATCGTCGGCGGAACCGGACTGTATATCGAGTCCCTCTGTTACGGCTTCCGCTTCTCTGAAGCGGTGGCTGACGAGGCTTACCGCAGCGAGCTTGACGCTTATGCTGAAGAGCATGGAGCGGAGGCGCTGCATGCCCGGCTGGCGGCAGTTGATCCGGCCAGTGCGGAGCGGCTGCACCCGAATGACCGGCGGAGAATCATCCGTGCGCTGGAGATTCATCACCAGACCGGAGCCCCGCTTTCCGACTCTCTTGCCGGGCAGACAAAGGAATCTCCCTACGAGCTTTGCCTCATCGGTTTGACAATGGACCGGAAAATACTATATAAACGTATTGAAGACCGAATCGATCAGATGCTGGCGGAAGGACTCGTGGCAGAGGTACAAGGACTGCTGGAACGCGGCTACAGCAGTAGCCTGGTATCGATGCAGGGACTGGGCTACAAAGAGATTGCCGCCTACCTGGAGGGAGAGACTACGCTTGAAGAAGCTGTGACCCTGCTAAAGCGCGATACCCGCCGTTTCGCCAAAAGACAGTTGTCATGGTTTCGCCACATGAAGGAAATTCAGTGGATCGACGTCGACGAGAGTCAAAATTTTTCTGAGAATTTTGCAAAAATACATGCTATAATAGCAGGAAAGTTTCTCTCAGGTCTTGAATATACTTCTGAACAATCTAATTGA
- a CDS encoding class I SAM-dependent methyltransferase yields the protein MIITTGFDPIPEIVLRARKLAEVTGCAYAPRARFSMSKLVQHYGDGQILVVLQEAVRLITPEMPPMEFHPSMGFVRAKRIIRGESDPMIEAARLLPGDSVLDCTAGLGGDALLFAVSGGETSQVTALESSLPLFALLLEGMSQYVSGQPKVNEALRRVNVVRADHLDYLRTQPDNSIDIIYFDPMFRVPLTESAAISPLRQFANPAALSEESVAEAVRVARKTVLLKEKALSGEFTRLGFTELLRASAKTSYGVISLDN from the coding sequence ATGATTATTACAACGGGTTTTGACCCGATACCGGAAATCGTATTACGCGCCCGTAAGCTCGCGGAGGTCACCGGCTGTGCTTATGCGCCGCGGGCCAGATTCTCCATGAGCAAGCTGGTGCAGCATTACGGGGACGGACAGATTCTGGTCGTCCTGCAGGAGGCGGTCCGGCTGATTACGCCGGAGATGCCGCCAATGGAGTTTCACCCCAGTATGGGGTTTGTCCGGGCGAAGCGGATCATCCGGGGCGAAAGTGACCCGATGATCGAAGCGGCGCGACTGCTGCCTGGTGACAGCGTCCTGGATTGTACCGCAGGGCTTGGCGGTGACGCACTGCTCTTTGCTGTCAGTGGAGGCGAGACCTCGCAGGTTACAGCACTGGAGAGCTCGCTTCCCCTGTTTGCGCTGCTTCTGGAGGGGATGAGCCAGTATGTTTCAGGCCAGCCTAAGGTGAATGAGGCGCTGCGCAGGGTCAATGTGGTGCGGGCTGATCATCTGGATTATCTTCGGACACAGCCGGACAACAGCATTGACATCATCTATTTCGATCCGATGTTCCGGGTGCCGCTGACAGAATCCGCTGCGATCTCACCGCTGCGGCAATTCGCCAATCCGGCAGCATTGTCGGAGGAGAGCGTGGCGGAGGCGGTCCGTGTGGCGCGCAAGACTGTACTGCTTAAGGAGAAAGCGCTGAGCGGAGAATTCACCCGGCTGGGCTTCACAGAGCTGCTGCGGGCCAGTGCCAAAACATCATACGGGGTGATTTCGCTTGACAACTGA